The following coding sequences are from one Strigops habroptila isolate Jane chromosome 18, bStrHab1.2.pri, whole genome shotgun sequence window:
- the WNT2B gene encoding protein Wnt-2b gives MRSPNRLEASPGIALAPGREECGAFPRTAGAAPRLCLPLVLLLLALTPRADSSWWYIGALGARVICDNIPGLVNKQRQLCQRYPDIMQSVGEGAKEWIRECQHQFRHHRWNCSTLDRDHTVFGRVMLRSSREAAFVYAISSAGVVYAITRACSQGDLKACSCDPLKRGRSKDERGEFDWGGCSDNINYGIRFAKAFVDAKEKKVKDARALMNLHNNRCGRMAVKRFLKLECKCHGVSGSCTLRTCWLAMSDFRKTGDYLRKKYNGAIQVTMNQDGTGFTVANKNFRKPTKTDLVYFENSPDYCVMDKSAGSLGTAGRVCNKMSRGTDGCEVMCCGRGYDTTRVTRITKCECKFHWCCAVRCKECEDTVDVHTCKAPKRAEWLDQT, from the exons ATGCGCAGCCCAAACCGCCTGGAAGCGTCTCCTGGGATTGCCTTGGCCCCCGGGCGTGAGGAGTGCGGAGCCTTCCCTCGGACAGCGGGCGCGGCCCCGCGGCTTTGCCTCCCTCTCGTACTCCTCCTGCTCGCCCTGACGCCCCGCGCCGACTCCTCGTGGTG GTACATCGGGGCGCTGGGTGCGAGGGTGATCTGCGATAACATCCCGGGGCTGGTGAACAAGCAGAGGCAGCTGTGCCAGAGGTATCCCGACATCATGCAGTCGGTCGGGGAGGGAGCCAAGGAATGGATCCGGGAGTGCCAGCACCAGTTCCGGCACCACCGCTGGAACTGCAGCACCCTGGACCGGGATCACACCGTCTTCGGACGGGTCATGCTGCGAA gcagcagggaggcagcctTCGTCTACGCCATCTCCTCGGCTGGAGTGGTCTATGCCATCACGCGGGCGTGCAGCCAGGGGGACCTGAAGGCCTGCAGCTGCGACCCGCTCAAGAGGGGCCGCTCCAAGGACGAGCGCGGGGAGTTCGACTGGGGCGGCTGCAGCGACAACATCAACTACGGGATCCGGTTTGCCAAAGCCTTTGTGGATGccaaggagaagaaagtgaaggaTGCCCGGGCACTGATGAACCTGCACAACAACCGCTGCGGGAGGATG GCCGTGAAGCGCTTCCTGAAGCTGGAGTGCAAATGCCACGGGGTGAGTGGCTCCTGCACACTAAGGACTTGTTGGCTGGCAATGTCAGATTTTCGAAAGACAGGGGATTACCTAAGGAAGAAATACAACGGGGCCATCCAGGTGACCATGAACCAGGACGGCACTGGCTTCACCGTGGCCAACAAGAACTTCAGGAAGCCCACAAAAACAGATCTGGTGTACTTTGAGAACTCACCTGATTACTGCGTGATGGACAAGTCAGCAG gcTCGCTGGGCACGGCCGGCCGCGTGTGCAACAAGATGTCCCGCGGGACGGACGGCTGCGAGGTGATGTGCTGCGGGCGCGGGTACGACACCACGCGCGTCACGCGCATCACCAAGTGCGAGTGCAAGTTCCACTGGTGCTGCGCTGTGCGCTGCAAGGAGTGTGAGGACACTGTGGACGTGCACACGTGTAAGGCACCCAAACGGGCCGAGTGGTTGGACCAGACCTGA